The DNA segment TTGAGTCCCACAAATCATTTTTGAACACTGGGTTTCCTGGAACACTCCAGGGTCAGATGTCAGTAGCAAGACTACAAACCCCAGAAGGCAGTGTGCACACGCTCGACTCACCTGACCCAGAGGCACCGCGAGCGGTGTGGCATGTTCCATCTTGAGAACTACAAGTCCCAGAAGGCTCTACGTGTGACACAATCTCTCGACGCGCGACACAACCTCTCGACTCCGGACGTGCCTGAGTGTGGCTCTTCTCGTTGCGCCCCAAGACCTGGCACTGCCTATCGCTCAACAACTAAGACGGCAGGTCCGTGCTGTCTCGAACCACAGAAACCTAGGAGAACTCCACGAAGCACCCTTATGCTAAGCAGCTCCCAGAGCTGTCCAGCCACGCCGGATCCCCTCCCCCACCGCGCCGACCTGTCCCGCCTTCTAACCTCGTACGGGTCGTCTTCCGCGCCTGCGTAGAACGTCTCCAGTGCGCACGCCGGTGGCCCCGCCCCTCGCGCTGTACCACGCCCTCAAAGGCTCCGCCTCTGCTGCTTGAATCCCACCCCTCTATCTGCAGGACCCCGAGCCGTAATGATCCTGCAACAGCCCCTGGAGCGAGGCCCCCCAGGGCGGGACCCACGGGCCACCACTGGGGTGACTCTTGGCCTGGATACCAGGTGCGTAAGCGATCCCTGAGTGGGCCGGACTAGCGGAGGGCAGGAGTTTTGGCTGGGGGATCCAGGGTTGGTCAGTAGGGGGATCCTGGAAAGTGGCGAGGCGGTGCAGGAAACCGTGATGCTTGGGCTTGTGTTGAAGCTGTGAAGCCAAGGTCAAGATTTCCGAGGTAGCCTGGTGTACAGCCTGGGAGAGGAAGGTGGCTTAGGCCACACAAGACAGTGCTGATTCTGTAATCCTGGTTTACCCTTCAGACTCAGGTGGACAGATCTTTGGGAAGGGGCAAAGAGGGTGGACTACACCTGGCGCTATTTCGCAGCTCCCCTCTCCGAGGAGCTGTGCCAATGAACATGGAGAGCCCCGAAGAAGCAACTCCTAATGTAGGGGCAGATGGGGTCCCAAAATGTCACCTTTGGTCCTCATCAGTTTGCCTCCACTCTCAACATCCCCGCATCTATTCTTCTCTGGTCTTTCCCCCAGGGAACCCTTGCACAAGCACTTCCTGTCTGAGGAGAACATGGCCACCCATTTCTCCCGACTCAGCCTACATAATGACCACCCCTATTGCAGTCCCCCTGTGACTTTTCCCGAAGCCCTGCCACCACTCAGGTAGGCACCTCCCCTTGAGGGCTTTCTAGAGATCACATCCGGTCTTCAGAGCCCCTCCTCATGCTCTGCCTCCTCGCGCTATTTTTAGCGTCCAGCCAGCTTCTGTGCTGTTCTCCATCTTTGGCTCCTGGGGACCTGGACCTGGTAGGAGGTGGCTCTGCCAGGCCAGCCTACTGCCCTGTACTTtcactcttcctttttcttctttcaggagCCCTTGCCCCGAGCTGCTTCTCTGGCGCTATCCCGGGAGCCTGATTCCTGAGGCCCTCCGGCTGCTGAGGCTGGGGGATAACCCCAGTCCCTACTACTCTGCGTCCCCAGCTGGGGAGATCATGGAGCTCTGAGTGTCGATGACCTGTGTCCCTCCCCACCTTCTTCCTGACTATAGAGACCAGCAACTCCCAGAAAGGGATGAAGGCCTTCTCCAAACCCGGTGCCTGGCCACCAGGACCTTCCCCTGACAGGAGGACACTGAGCTCGGTGGAACGTTAGATTCGAAGCAGCCTGGGAAGAGAAGGTGTCACCCCATTAGTGAATAAAGACCTGTGAGCAGTTGAAGGTTTCTCAGCAGCCTCTGGGGAGGGTGGGGTACTGGAAGCTGGGGTTTTCTCCTTAAAATCTTCCCTGGAAAACGGTGAGGGCAAGCCAGGTCCTGGCAGGCTGGGCTCCAGGCattgagaatgtgtgagtcagagcCTCGCCCCCGCCCCCGCAGTGGCCGACTGACTCCCTCCCTCCAGTTCTGGGGAGTCAAACTAGGGATGAGGCCATACGCCAAACCATTTAAAGTTAAAGATTCTTTTATTAATAAGTCTCCCTCCCCTCCAAACTTTATCCCCAAAATAAATATCACCCCCTTGGGGGAtgggttgtgtttgtgtgtactggGACCAGCCCTCCCAGAGGGCCAGCCCCCTTAGTGTTATGAACAGGTCCCTCAATCTAACCCACTCCCAGGGCTAAAACTCAGGGTAGTGGCATTTCAGTCCATCCGAGTGGGTGGAACCCAGTGTTGTGTCTGCCCCTCAAGTCGGCCAGGCCTCCAGGACTTGTGGGGAGCAAGAGATTCCCTTGTGCAAATGCTGCAGATCCTTAGTATGAGTCGCTTTGTGACCTAGCTTGAGGCTCTCTGTCTGCCCCAGAACCAGAGACAGGGCAATTAGACACCCTGGAAGGCTCCCCTGAACCCTAAGCCCAGTCCTTGGAGGTGAATCACCACCTCGCCCCACCCCCTTGTGGTTGGAAGAGTCTGGCGCGGCTTGTCTCTGGAAAGCCAGGCTGGCtccagaatgaatgaatggacgATGAATGGGCACCAGCGCGGGTGCTCCTCACTGGATCAGTGCCACACCTGGGCAGCCTTCTCCACCAGTCTCCTCTATGGGGGCTGGAAGATAAGAAGTGGGGTTGTTGCGATTAGGGGACAATTAGGGACGTGATGAAGGGGGTGGGAGGAGCGAGGGTGGAGAGCTCACTTACTAGTAAACTTTTCTCTCCGGCGGCATCGTCTCCAGACCAGGAAACCAGAAACCAGCGCCAAAACCAGGGCCAGACTAAGAGCGCCTCCCAGAATGGGCCATAGCATCCTGAAGTGGGCAGGAGGTGCTGCTGCGCCTAGTGATCGGGTTCAAATCAGATCTTGCCCTTGGGACGCCAATCCAGCCTGCCCTCAAAGGGTCTCAAGCTTACCCCCCTCCCAACGCACACCCTTATAAAAGTCCCTTCCTCAGTCagtttttcctggtttcctatatCCTAAGTCTACGACCTCCTTTCTGCCCCAACAACCACCTACCCAGATCTAGGATCCGCTTGCCACCAGCCccgtccccacccccactcacatCCCAGGCAGAAGTCGCTGTGTGGTCGCGCTGGACAAGAAGCGCAGTCCATGCACTTGTCGAGGTCCGCGCTCCAGGAGCTGCCGCTTGAGCATGGGGCGTTGCCTGGGGAGGGGGCTGCAGGTCAGAAGCTGGCGGCTGGGTGCGGCTATTCTGGGGGCTGAGGTCAGGGTCAGTCGGCTCGAATAACGTGAGTCACCatcgcccccccacccccgcattCCACACAGGTGACCGCACCGCCTGACCCAGACACGGCAGTGCGGGAGGGGGTCGGGTAACGCGGGACTTGGGAGGGGGGGGACAGTTCCCCCCCCTCGCCACAGTGTGACTCACTCCTGGGCACCGGGCCCGACCCCAGTCCCTCCCCCCCGCATAACTGGGCATTGAAGTCACCGGATGGAAGGGGCACCCCCACATGGTATAGAGGGCGAAGTCCCCATTGCCCCTTCGCGATTCTTAGATACCAAGACCGGACAGACCCCATTACAGACCAGTGTGAGGGCGTGCCCCCTTCCCAAAACAAACCTGCCCTCAAGtttactttctctctctactCTGGCTCTCACTTTTGGGACAGAAGACCCCCACACCTCAATTGGACAGGTAGCGAAACTGAAGCTCGGACTGCGGATAAAACTTGGAGTGAGACCTTCCCCATTTGGAACACGCTGCCTGAAGAGCACGGACCGCAGATCCTCGTGTCTTCCCGGTTCCCCTCCGTTCACCAAACACTCAAATTCCGTTTCTGACACCCCCAAGTCCGAGGTTTACTGTCTCTGAGCCATGCATACCTGGTGCTTGCTCCCCGGCCGTGGCGTGTATCAACACCAACCCGAATCCCAACACGAGGAGCTGCGGCAGAGGCCGCGGCCAACCCGGAGCCATGATTGCCGGTTCAGAGGCAAGAACGGTCTGCTCCCACCACCGGCCAGCCAAGACTCGGGGCTGCGgctccgcccccgcccccgccttcCGGGGCGGAGCCTTTGCCTGGGCCCGCCCCTGCAGCCACTCTGCTCTGCGACGCCGAAAGTTGTTCAGTTCCGTGAAGTTAAACCCAGTCAGTTAAATCATTCATTCAACACAGCCCCTCCAAGTGTCTACCCTGCTCTGCCCTCTGCGAACTTGAGTCCCCAGGATATGGAGCTGAGGAAATCAGTTATAAGACATAACTGCATAGTTGGGGTTTTCCTCTTTTTAAGTTCAAATACATTATATTTGTTTGTCTATCATTTTGCAGTTCTGGGGTGGAGACAGAAGCTCGAACGTACCAGGCGAGCACTGAGTTATATCCACACACCctttatgtttgcttgttttgtccagacttggttttcttttttttttttttttttttggttttttttttttttttttttttttccggagctggggaccgaacccagggccttgcgcttcctaggcaagcgctctaccactgagctaaatccccaacccccagacttggttttcttgagacaagatctcacactCTATCCTAGGGTAGCCTCTAATTCGAAacactcagcctcccaagtgctaggactgcaggcagacgccaccacacccagattttctttggtttggtttgggttttttggagacagaatcttgCTGTATAGCTTAGGCTGGTCTTGATCTTGGTATACTCCAGTACACAGTACCActagcatatatattatatgctacTTTCTTTTTGGagagatatattttatttgtgtgtgtgtgtgtgtgccacgtATATGAGTGTctctggagtccagaagagggcaacggATCTTCTGGAAATGGAATCTCAGGTAGTTATAAGATGAGGGCAAAAACCTGGAAAAGCAGAAAGGCTCATAACCCATGAACCATCTTTCCAGAAACACGtgccacttttttctttttggttgtgtggttggttttttgtgacaaggtttctctgtgccctgactatcctggaattcaagaagtaaaccaggctgacctggaactgacagagatctgcctgcctctctgccttcccaggccggtgattaaaggcatgtgtcaccatctCCGGTCACAAatgttgctttctttctttctttctttctttctttctttcttttttttttaaagatttatttattatttataagtacactgtcgctgtcttcagacacaccagaagagggcatcagatctcattacagatggttgtgagccaccatgtggttgctgggaattgaacttgggacctctggaagagcagccatttctccagcccctttatgTTGCTTTCTTAAGGGCCTCGggaatacaacaacaacaacgtaaCGGCacgagatgactcagtggatacgagtgtctgctgccaagcctggcaacctgagttcgatccctggggtCCACAGAGTGGAAGAGGAGAACCAACTCTCTGACCCTAGGTATGCAGTGTGACAGGTCCtctcccgcccccgcccccccaaACCCGCAAAAGTTATGTATCTTTAGGTAACATACAGACCTGTCTTCATTCGCAAAATGAGAAACTGGAACTGGGGAAAGTTGAGTAAATTCTCAAGTCACAGCCGAGGTTGCAGAACTCAGCAGGTCCCGCCCTTGGAGTGGCCGGTGACTAAAGGGAACCTTGGGAAACACGCTCAGGTGGCTATCGCGGCCGGGGTCTCTGCTCCTCCCAGAGAGAGGTGGTCCCGTGACGTCATTGAGACTTTAAGACCCCTTGCCTCCGCCCTCATTCCACTTTCGACCTGGGAATCTTAGCGGTCTCTTTTGCAGGT comes from the Rattus norvegicus strain BN/NHsdMcwi chromosome 10, GRCr8, whole genome shotgun sequence genome and includes:
- the Tnfrsf12a gene encoding tumor necrosis factor receptor superfamily member 12A isoform X1 — protein: MDCASCPARPHSDFCLGCAAAPPAHFRMLWPILGGALSLALVLALVSGFLVWRRCRRREKFTTPIEETGGEGCPGVALIQ
- the Tnfrsf12a gene encoding tumor necrosis factor receptor superfamily member 12A precursor (The RefSeq protein has 1 substitution compared to this genomic sequence) produces the protein MAPGWPRPLPQLLVLGFGLVLIRATAGEQAPGNAPCSSGSSWSADLDKCMDCASCPARPHSDFCLGCAAAPPAHFRMLWPILGGALSLALVLALVSGFLVWRRCRRREKFTTPIEETGGEGCPGVALIQ
- the Hcfc1r1 gene encoding host cell factor C1 regulator 1 isoform X1, with the protein product MFHLENYKSQKALRVTQSLDARHNLSTPDVPECGSSRCAPRPGTAYRSTTKTAGPRAVMILQQPLERGPPGRDPRATTGVTLGLDTRSPCPELLLWRYPGSLIPEALRLLRLGDNPSPYYSASPAGEIMEL
- the Hcfc1r1 gene encoding host cell factor C1 regulator 1, which codes for MILQQPLERGPPGRDPRATTGVTLGLDTREPLHKHFLSEENMATHFSRLSLHNDHPYCSPPVTFPEALPPLRSPCPELLLWRYPGSLIPEALRLLRLGDNPSPYYSASPAGEIMEL